A stretch of DNA from Natrinema halophilum:
TTGTCGCTCGGTTCCTTTGGATCTTTGTTCGATGGATTTTGGGACCCATTTCCGCCACGCCACTCTTCTAACTGGGAAAGGCAACCGGCAAGACCGAGCGTTCCAGTCGCTGCAACAGTACTTACGAACGATCGTCGGTTTCGGTTCGTCATCGAACGCGTTGATGAACCGTTTACCCTTTCTTATATGGTCATTAGTTTGTCCTGTCGGCTGTACACCGCCAGTTGCTTTGCCTACAGGAAGTCGGCTGTTTGATTCGCGAAAAGTGGACTGATGGCCGTCGCCGAAGTCGCGTCACTCAGCACGTCGACAGCGAACTCGGGTAACGTGCTTTATCTACGTGATAATAATCCGAGTTCGAGCGGAATCATACATTAAATGACTCGCGTCAGTGTTGTTATCCCTACGTATAACAGAGCAGCAACGCTTCCCGATGCAATCGACAGCGCGCTCAATCAGACGATCGACGACCTCGAGGTAATCGTCGTCGACGACGGGTCGACCGACGACACCGAGTCCGTGTTCGCCGAGTACGATGACCCGCGCGTACGGCCGGTGGTTCACGCGACCAACCTTGGTGCAAACGTCGCAAGGAACACCGGTATCGACCATGCACGCGGTGAGTACGTCGCTTTCCTCGATTCAGATGATCGATGGCATCCCCAGAAACTCGAGCGCCAACTCGCAACGCTCGAAGAACGCTCGAGTGACTGGGTCGGCGTCTACTGTGACACAGCGTACGAACTCGCGGGGACGAACGGCTGGATTCGAGGTGTTGCTGCATCCGTCCTCGCACGCGCTGACGAAGTGCCGACGCGAGAGGGTGGCCAAGAACTCATCGGCGAGATCCTTGCGGGCAATGTCCACCCAAGTGCAGGATCGACGCTGCTCGTTCGAACGGAGGTTGCCAACGAAGTCAACGGGTTCGACGAGACGCTCGACCGGTTTCAGGATCCAGAGTTCTGCCTGCGTATCCTCAAGCAAGGAAAAATCGCGTACGTCGACGACGCGCTTGTTCGATGTGAAGAGACCGGCCATCCACCCGCTGACGTAATCGAGAACGCCAGTAAGGAATACCTGTCGTCGTATGAGGACGAAGTGGAGCGCTTCGAGGACAAAGGGTACGAGATCCGCTCGACCCATGCTCTAATACTCGCAAAGCGGTACTTCTCGGAAGGACGATTTCTGCGTGGTGCATTGCATCTCCGTAAGGCAACGGTCTCTCCACGAACGTACCCTGGCGTTTGCTGGGTTGCCGGAGTAGGAATTCGACGGCGACCACTTCCGGCTGTGGTGACGCTTGCTGTTCTGGTGATCGCTACTATCTTCGGTCGGCGTATGCTTTCTTCAGGCTTCTCTGCCCTTCTTGCTGATCGTTTCTGATCTGGAACTATCTGTGGTGCCTGTTTTTTATTCACAGGCACCAATCCATATGTGAAACAGTACTGTTTCTTCAGATTATCTCATCTGTATTTAAACGGGTCCCTATCCATCAAATGGACGGATGAGACCCGAATCACTTCCAGATACACTCCCACGACGATCAGTATTAGCTATGACAGGCGGATGTGCAGTTGCGAGCGCCAGTGTCGCCGGCGTTGCCAGCGCTACGGCCCAAAGCGATGAGGATTCCGTTTCGCGAGAATCATTCGCCATTCGTGAGGGAACGGCCGAGGAGACGACGGTGTACGTGACGACGTCAGACCCTAGCGGGCCGACGGGCTTCGTTATCGGCGGAATGCACGGGAACGAAGTCGCCGGCTACAAAGCTGCCGGAAAGATCGCCGACTGGGCGATCGGAACGGGAACACTCGTCACGATTCCCGAGGCAAATGCCGTCGCTATCGAACGTGGGACCAGAAACGACGAACACGGACACAATCTCAACCGTGAGTTCCCAGAGTGGGGGACACCCGGTACAAAACTCGCACGAGCTATCTGGGACGTCGTCACGAAGTACGAACCCGACGTAGTTATCGACCTCCACGAGTCGACCGGTATCTACGGTGGAAATGCATCGAACGGCGTTGGACAGGCAATTTTTACGGGCGAGGGTTCCAATGAAGCCGCTCGGGTTACTGACTACGTCAACCGGAATTACGTAGATGACCCTGATCTCGCGTTTCAAGTCGGCGGTTTCTCGTCACCAAATGCCAGACCACAAGATCTACTCGTCCACAAGGCATCCCGCGATCTAGGTGCCCAAGCGTTCCTCGCGGAAACCTACTCTGGTGTCTCTCTCGAAAAACGTGTCCAGTGGCACACGGCGGTCGTGGAGCGACTCCTCACCGAAGAGTTGTCTCCCAACGGGACGGTAAACGAATCAGAACCCAGCGCCCAGACGCAGTCCCAGTCCCAGCCCCAGTCCCAATCGACGGACACGACGACCGAAAGCACCGGGTCAACAAGTAGCAAACCGGCCGCGAAAATCACGCCTTTGCCGACGTGGACTTCCGTATCGTCGCTCGATCGAGGGCAAACGATCACGCTCGACGCCTCCCAATCGAAAGTACCCAGCAACAACCTCGATTGCTACGAGTGGAAGGTCGGTTCCGGCGGGAGTTTCAAGGAAGCCGGCGAGAAAATCGATGTAACGGTCGACCAGAATAACTATCCGGTCGCGTTGCGCGTTGTTGCTGAGAACGGATCGACTGACACCGACAGAGTGACCCTCTCACTCGGCTGTTGACATGCTCGCCTTCA
This window harbors:
- a CDS encoding glycosyltransferase family 2 protein gives rise to the protein MTRVSVVIPTYNRAATLPDAIDSALNQTIDDLEVIVVDDGSTDDTESVFAEYDDPRVRPVVHATNLGANVARNTGIDHARGEYVAFLDSDDRWHPQKLERQLATLEERSSDWVGVYCDTAYELAGTNGWIRGVAASVLARADEVPTREGGQELIGEILAGNVHPSAGSTLLVRTEVANEVNGFDETLDRFQDPEFCLRILKQGKIAYVDDALVRCEETGHPPADVIENASKEYLSSYEDEVERFEDKGYEIRSTHALILAKRYFSEGRFLRGALHLRKATVSPRTYPGVCWVAGVGIRRRPLPAVVTLAVLVIATIFGRRMLSSGFSALLADRF
- a CDS encoding succinylglutamate desuccinylase/aspartoacylase domain-containing protein, which produces MTGGCAVASASVAGVASATAQSDEDSVSRESFAIREGTAEETTVYVTTSDPSGPTGFVIGGMHGNEVAGYKAAGKIADWAIGTGTLVTIPEANAVAIERGTRNDEHGHNLNREFPEWGTPGTKLARAIWDVVTKYEPDVVIDLHESTGIYGGNASNGVGQAIFTGEGSNEAARVTDYVNRNYVDDPDLAFQVGGFSSPNARPQDLLVHKASRDLGAQAFLAETYSGVSLEKRVQWHTAVVERLLTEELSPNGTVNESEPSAQTQSQSQPQSQSTDTTTESTGSTSSKPAAKITPLPTWTSVSSLDRGQTITLDASQSKVPSNNLDCYEWKVGSGGSFKEAGEKIDVTVDQNNYPVALRVVAENGSTDTDRVTLSLGC